In Intestinibacillus sp. Marseille-P6563, a single genomic region encodes these proteins:
- a CDS encoding DUF4362 domain-containing protein gives MKYKILLLLTTLFLSGCRILPQPDQPSSSVPPAQSAEQGIDCGIVECSVGQEDPDGSEYFTAFAELSAAGRPCFVRVICKSIEGVSIYYDLSFDGTAFTCTMEVPATAYSTQQTQTTHWAQLTPVETYENSAFYRSWYLTGADYDVCTHLAELNETPDTLLLFRETLSATQVWQVECGSYEQALSGDTNVSARDAFIDLAYTQGIPAHLRLVSYTIEGDPIVTDVTYDGQSYTCTRDTTADRFGAQEVTTNQWPYLVLRLEDDGNVRHSIWLSQDPDEVNAENAFFLFEETYDHLLPSLR, from the coding sequence ATGAAATATAAGATACTGCTCCTGTTGACTACGCTCTTTCTCTCCGGCTGCCGCATCTTGCCGCAGCCCGACCAGCCATCCAGTTCCGTGCCGCCCGCGCAAAGCGCCGAACAAGGCATCGACTGCGGCATCGTAGAATGTTCGGTCGGCCAGGAAGACCCGGACGGCAGCGAATACTTTACCGCCTTTGCCGAGCTTTCTGCGGCTGGACGGCCGTGTTTTGTTCGCGTTATCTGCAAATCTATCGAAGGAGTGTCCATCTATTATGATCTGTCCTTCGACGGCACAGCTTTTACCTGCACCATGGAGGTACCCGCCACCGCTTATTCCACACAGCAAACGCAAACGACCCATTGGGCGCAGCTGACTCCCGTAGAAACCTATGAAAACTCTGCTTTCTACCGTTCTTGGTATTTAACCGGCGCCGATTATGACGTCTGCACCCATCTAGCCGAGCTGAACGAAACGCCGGACACCCTGCTGCTGTTCCGCGAAACGCTGTCTGCCACCCAGGTATGGCAGGTTGAATGCGGTTCTTATGAGCAGGCGCTCAGTGGGGATACCAATGTATCCGCGCGAGATGCGTTCATCGATCTGGCTTATACGCAGGGCATCCCGGCGCATCTGCGCCTGGTGTCCTATACGATCGAGGGCGACCCGATCGTTACGGATGTGACCTATGACGGACAATCCTACACCTGCACACGGGACACCACCGCCGACCGTTTTGGTGCGCAGGAGGTGACGACAAACCAGTGGCCTTATCTGGTCTTGCGACTGGAAGATGACGGCAATGTCCGCCATAGCATCTGGCTGTCCCAGGACCCGGATGAAGTGAATGCAGAAAACGCCTTTTTCCTGTTTGAGGAAACCTACGACCATCTCCTGCCCTCGCTGCGCTGA
- a CDS encoding HIT family protein — protein sequence MGCFYCDEHHEGRESIMFKVGEMKAGILYLFKDQAHKGRCALALKSHKKELCECDEQERRDFSDDLAAASGAIKKLWGCTKLNLGSYGDTNPHLHFHIVPKYEGGFEFGGSFAITNPEPVLLSDAEYQEMIGALQAELGMK from the coding sequence ATGGGATGTTTCTACTGTGACGAGCACCACGAAGGCCGCGAAAGCATTATGTTCAAGGTCGGCGAAATGAAAGCCGGTATTCTGTATCTGTTTAAGGATCAGGCGCACAAGGGCCGTTGCGCACTGGCGCTCAAGAGCCATAAGAAGGAACTGTGCGAGTGCGATGAGCAGGAGCGCCGAGACTTTTCCGACGATCTGGCCGCTGCATCGGGCGCCATCAAGAAGCTGTGGGGCTGCACCAAGCTGAACCTGGGCTCGTACGGCGATACCAACCCGCATCTGCATTTCCATATCGTCCCCAAGTATGAAGGTGGTTTTGAATTTGGCGGCAGCTTTGCCATCACCAATCCAGAACCCGTCCTGCTCAGCGATGCCGAATATCAGGAGATGATCGGCGCGCTCCAGGCAGAGCTTGGCATGAAATAA
- a CDS encoding FkbM family methyltransferase, translating to MKWKTIEQTVWERLAEEKRPIVLYGMGDGADKILRQFARFGIEASGVFASDEFVRGHSFAGFPVQTLAQTVETFGEDLVIVLSFASQRPEVLEKIYQLDARFDLVAPDVPVAGDGLFDRAFAGAHTAELDTVAELLADARSRQVLDAMLCFKLTGKIQYLRDGENDKVEAFTNILKPREDEHFVDLGAYNGDTIRELLSYTQGRFSSITALEPDRRNYRKLKAFTDDLAGPVHLEQAGAWEQDCVLTFAAKAGRNSRLSDKGVETTMRAVDCVLQGDPCTLLKMDVEGAEREALAGAAQTIARWKPRLNIACYHRNEDLFALPLQVHALCPDYALYLRHHPYVPAWDVNLYARPKNEIGAGNP from the coding sequence ATGAAATGGAAAACCATCGAACAAACGGTGTGGGAACGCTTGGCGGAAGAAAAGCGTCCCATTGTGTTATATGGAATGGGGGATGGCGCGGATAAAATTTTGCGGCAATTTGCGCGGTTTGGCATTGAGGCTTCCGGTGTCTTTGCCAGCGATGAATTTGTCCGGGGCCATAGCTTTGCCGGGTTTCCGGTCCAGACGCTCGCGCAGACCGTCGAAACTTTTGGTGAAGATCTGGTGATCGTCTTGTCGTTTGCCAGCCAGCGCCCGGAAGTGCTCGAAAAAATTTATCAGCTGGATGCGCGGTTTGATTTGGTCGCGCCCGATGTCCCGGTCGCGGGTGACGGCCTGTTCGATCGGGCGTTTGCGGGCGCCCATACGGCCGAGTTGGACACAGTGGCCGAATTGCTGGCCGATGCCCGTTCCCGACAAGTGTTGGACGCGATGCTTTGCTTTAAATTGACCGGAAAAATTCAATATCTGCGCGACGGAGAAAACGACAAGGTAGAAGCCTTTACAAATATACTAAAACCGCGCGAAGATGAACATTTTGTCGATCTTGGAGCCTATAATGGGGATACAATTCGGGAGTTGTTATCCTATACACAGGGGCGCTTTTCCTCTATCACAGCCCTGGAACCAGACCGTCGAAACTACCGAAAGCTCAAAGCCTTTACAGATGACTTGGCCGGACCTGTACACCTGGAACAGGCAGGCGCTTGGGAGCAAGACTGCGTTTTGACCTTTGCGGCCAAGGCCGGACGAAACTCCAGACTGTCGGACAAAGGGGTGGAAACCACCATGCGCGCGGTGGATTGCGTTTTGCAGGGAGACCCCTGCACACTCCTGAAAATGGATGTCGAAGGTGCGGAACGGGAAGCCCTGGCAGGGGCGGCCCAGACCATTGCGCGGTGGAAACCGCGCCTCAACATTGCCTGCTATCATCGCAATGAGGACCTGTTTGCCTTGCCGCTGCAAGTGCATGCGCTTTGCCCGGACTATGCGCTCTATCTGCGGCATCATCCTTATGTTCCAGCATGGGATGTCAATTTATACGCCCGGCCAAAAAATGAAATTGGGGCTGGAAATCCGTAA
- a CDS encoding site-2 protease family protein: MLLDLIMGGNIRDLVVGLLLGIPAVVICLTFHEAAHGFTAYLLGDRTAQASGRLTLDPLAHIDPWGFACMMLLGFGWARPVPVNISQLKNRRWGMGLVAAAGPVSNFLLGFVAYIVALVINIKFYPVSGFSEILTLFFSYIGAMSVGLGIFNLLPIHPLDGSRILDAILPFRLQVRYQNFMNRYGAIILLAVIAFLWIGGLSWLIVSARQTVLNWAFSVVNLFL, translated from the coding sequence ATGCTTCTCGACTTAATCATGGGCGGAAACATCCGGGATCTTGTGGTCGGCTTACTGCTCGGCATCCCGGCGGTCGTCATCTGCCTGACTTTTCACGAAGCCGCACACGGATTTACCGCCTATCTTTTGGGTGACCGTACCGCACAGGCTTCCGGCCGATTGACCCTGGACCCGCTCGCGCACATTGACCCTTGGGGCTTTGCCTGCATGATGCTGCTTGGCTTTGGCTGGGCACGCCCGGTGCCGGTCAATATTTCGCAGCTGAAAAACCGCCGTTGGGGCATGGGCCTGGTGGCTGCGGCCGGTCCGGTGTCCAATTTCCTGCTCGGCTTTGTGGCCTATATCGTTGCCTTGGTCATTAACATCAAATTCTATCCGGTGTCCGGGTTTTCCGAGATTTTGACCCTGTTCTTCTCGTATATCGGCGCGATGTCGGTTGGCCTAGGTATCTTTAATCTGCTTCCCATCCATCCGCTGGATGGTTCGCGCATTCTGGATGCCATTTTGCCCTTCCGTCTGCAAGTTCGCTATCAGAATTTTATGAACCGCTATGGTGCGATTATTCTGCTGGCTGTGATTGCGTTCCTTTGGATCGGCGGCCTGTCCTGGCTGATCGTGAGCGCACGCCAGACCGTTTTGAACTGGGCGTTTTCGGTGGTGAACCTGTTCCTGTGA
- a CDS encoding segregation and condensation protein A, protein MTFRLDHFEGPLDLLLHLISKNKINIYDIPIAQILEQYMAVLNEARTMDMDIAGDFIAMAAQLVYIKSKMLLPKHEDTDPEDPRAQLVEMLLEYQRIKLATPYLRQQGEFGRDIFTKPPEAARSLAPREYRHTPQDLVRAGRNLLRRAERRVPPSAHAFSGIVGRETVPVGEKIAQILKQFLRHSKLQFARLFRSVRSRSEAVATFLAVLELSKTRRIRIEGQGEDAELRLVPPGEEDLD, encoded by the coding sequence ATGACCTTTCGGCTGGATCATTTTGAAGGTCCGCTCGATCTTTTGCTGCATTTGATCTCCAAAAATAAGATCAACATCTATGATATTCCCATTGCACAGATTTTGGAGCAATATATGGCGGTTCTGAACGAGGCCCGTACCATGGACATGGATATTGCGGGCGATTTTATCGCGATGGCAGCGCAGCTTGTGTATATCAAATCCAAAATGCTGCTGCCCAAGCACGAGGACACCGACCCCGAGGACCCACGCGCCCAGCTTGTCGAAATGCTGTTGGAATATCAGCGCATCAAGCTGGCCACACCCTATCTGCGACAGCAGGGAGAGTTTGGACGCGATATCTTCACCAAGCCGCCAGAAGCGGCCCGCTCGCTTGCCCCGCGGGAATATCGTCACACACCGCAGGACCTTGTCCGTGCGGGACGAAACCTGCTGCGCCGTGCCGAACGGCGGGTGCCGCCATCGGCCCACGCATTTTCTGGCATCGTTGGCCGGGAAACCGTGCCGGTCGGTGAAAAAATCGCGCAAATCCTCAAACAATTCCTGCGGCATTCCAAACTGCAATTTGCCCGGCTCTTCCGCAGCGTACGCAGCCGTTCGGAAGCCGTTGCTACCTTTTTAGCGGTGCTGGAACTTTCCAAGACCCGCCGTATTCGTATTGAGGGCCAGGGGGAGGACGCTGAACTGCGTCTGGTCCCGCCCGGAGAGGAGGACCTTGATTGA
- the scpB gene encoding SMC-Scp complex subunit ScpB, translated as MNPLEATLEAILFAAGDAVPIMRLAQAAGVPPDDAEQALEALAAQYDFEQRGIMLVRMEDKAQLCSRPLYADAVRRVLESRKAPQLSPAALEVLTIVAYRQPVTRAYIEQLRGVDSGGTVASLTEKGLIAEAGRLDVPGRPILYRTTDSFLRTFSLASLTELPALPELTEGEQLQLSLEDGEMG; from the coding sequence TTGAATCCCCTGGAAGCCACTCTGGAGGCGATTTTATTTGCTGCTGGTGATGCGGTGCCGATCATGCGGTTGGCCCAAGCCGCCGGTGTTCCCCCCGATGATGCCGAACAGGCTTTGGAAGCTCTGGCCGCCCAATATGACTTTGAGCAGCGCGGCATTATGCTCGTGCGCATGGAGGATAAGGCCCAGCTTTGTTCTCGCCCTTTGTATGCCGATGCGGTGCGGCGCGTGCTGGAAAGCCGCAAAGCGCCCCAGCTTTCTCCGGCTGCGCTCGAAGTGCTGACCATTGTTGCCTACCGGCAGCCGGTCACACGTGCATACATCGAACAGCTCCGCGGCGTGGATTCGGGCGGCACGGTCGCCAGTCTTACCGAAAAAGGACTGATCGCCGAAGCGGGCCGCTTGGATGTGCCCGGACGGCCGATTTTGTACCGCACGACCGACAGCTTTCTGCGTACCTTTTCTCTGGCGAGTCTGACCGAACTACCTGCTCTGCCCGAACTGACCGAAGGAGAACAACTCCAGCTTTCCCTGGAGGATGGCGAAATGGGGTGA
- a CDS encoding DUF2953 domain-containing protein → MGIFLLLTLPRVGVRAQGENGDVQVWLRYGRIRIRVYPLPRAFQKKKEDKPKKPAAAQSAPSGFDFSNLDLGDTVCLLLDVLDDLRDIVRIDILRADVVIATGDAAKTGMLLGECSALVGMITPFLENTFSIKEYHIVLDGDFESDQTRWKATLAFSARPIRFFWALWKRRRTILQLYHTLKQPENPGSFTQKDGGETP, encoded by the coding sequence GTGGGGATTTTCCTACTGCTCACACTGCCCCGTGTCGGGGTACGTGCCCAGGGTGAAAACGGTGATGTCCAGGTCTGGTTGCGCTATGGCCGCATCCGCATTCGGGTCTATCCCCTGCCCCGCGCCTTTCAGAAAAAAAAAGAGGACAAGCCGAAAAAGCCCGCGGCGGCACAGTCTGCGCCCTCTGGCTTTGATTTTTCCAATCTGGATTTGGGCGATACGGTCTGTCTGCTGCTCGATGTGCTGGACGATCTGCGCGATATTGTGCGCATCGATATCCTCCGGGCCGATGTGGTGATCGCTACGGGCGACGCCGCCAAGACCGGCATGCTGCTCGGGGAATGTTCGGCCCTTGTGGGTATGATTACCCCGTTTTTGGAAAATACTTTTTCTATCAAAGAATATCATATCGTCCTGGACGGCGATTTTGAGTCCGACCAGACCCGCTGGAAAGCCACCCTTGCCTTTTCCGCGCGGCCCATTCGGTTTTTCTGGGCGCTCTGGAAGCGCCGCCGGACGATCTTGCAACTTTATCACACGCTGAAACAACCTGAAAATCCCGGTTCGTTTACACAAAAAGACGGAGGCGAAACCCCATGA
- the ytfJ gene encoding GerW family sporulation protein has protein sequence MSEHPIQNLMAETMEKIKSMVDVNTIIGAPISTSSGTTIIPVSKVTFGFGAGGSDYQSRHAKDGAPLCFGGGGGAGVTVSPVCFLVVGSDGEARILPLNAQAETTADRLVEMIPGAVSKISSFMESRGAQKADEASAPEPSEEN, from the coding sequence ATGAGTGAACATCCCATTCAAAACCTGATGGCTGAAACCATGGAAAAAATCAAGTCCATGGTCGACGTCAACACCATCATCGGCGCGCCCATTTCCACGTCCAGCGGCACGACCATCATTCCGGTTTCCAAAGTCACCTTCGGCTTTGGCGCTGGCGGTTCGGACTATCAGTCCCGCCATGCCAAAGACGGCGCTCCGCTGTGCTTCGGCGGCGGCGGCGGCGCAGGCGTGACCGTTTCCCCGGTCTGCTTTCTGGTGGTTGGAAGCGATGGCGAAGCGCGCATCCTGCCGCTCAATGCACAGGCAGAAACCACAGCCGACCGCTTGGTCGAAATGATCCCCGGCGCGGTCAGCAAGATCTCCAGCTTTATGGAAAGCCGCGGGGCACAAAAGGCAGACGAAGCCTCGGCTCCGGAACCGTCCGAAGAAAATTAA
- a CDS encoding D-alanyl-D-alanine carboxypeptidase family protein → MRKWLLGVLFALLFTGTAGAVSARSAIVLDAQTGAVLFEQNADEILPMASTTKIMTALVALEQGDLDRTYTVKKEYTLVEGSSMYLKEGEEITLRDTLYGLMLMSGNDAALAIAGECGGLESFVAAMNDKALELGLGNTHFDNPNGLDSANHHTTARELAQLTAYAMQNPTFCEIVGTATYSSNGRTMVNHNKLLRLYPDAIGVKTGYTKKSGRCLVSATERNGRRLIAVTLNDPDDWDDHIVMLDVAFAQFEECTLHEAGQSLGEVPCAGGDVTTLPLSASSTVTAWLTPEEQEALETVVYGRPFVYAPATAGATYGTIEYRLGDHVVAQDTLVFAEDSAMLPERKNRLEKIIDQIRSFFGLG, encoded by the coding sequence ATGCGGAAATGGCTGCTCGGTGTGTTGTTTGCGTTGCTTTTTACGGGCACGGCTGGCGCGGTCAGTGCGCGCAGTGCGATCGTACTGGATGCACAGACCGGTGCCGTCCTGTTTGAACAAAATGCCGACGAGATCCTTCCCATGGCTTCGACGACCAAAATCATGACCGCGCTGGTGGCGCTGGAACAGGGCGACCTGGACCGCACGTATACGGTCAAAAAGGAATATACGCTGGTAGAAGGCTCGTCGATGTACTTAAAAGAAGGCGAGGAAATCACGCTGCGCGATACGCTCTATGGCCTGATGCTGATGAGCGGCAACGATGCAGCACTGGCCATTGCCGGGGAATGCGGCGGCCTGGAATCCTTTGTGGCTGCCATGAACGACAAGGCGCTCGAGCTCGGTTTGGGCAATACCCATTTTGATAATCCCAATGGACTGGACAGCGCCAATCACCACACCACGGCGCGGGAGCTGGCACAGCTCACCGCTTATGCCATGCAAAATCCGACCTTCTGTGAAATCGTTGGCACGGCCACCTATTCTTCGAATGGCCGCACGATGGTCAATCATAATAAACTGCTGCGTCTTTATCCGGATGCGATCGGCGTCAAAACCGGATATACCAAAAAAAGCGGCCGCTGTTTGGTATCGGCTACCGAACGCAATGGCCGCCGCCTGATCGCGGTCACGCTCAATGATCCCGACGATTGGGACGATCACATCGTCATGTTGGATGTCGCGTTTGCGCAGTTTGAGGAATGCACCCTGCATGAAGCCGGCCAGTCGCTGGGCGAGGTGCCCTGTGCCGGTGGGGACGTGACCACCCTTCCCCTGTCGGCTTCGTCCACGGTCACCGCTTGGCTCACACCGGAAGAACAGGAAGCGCTCGAAACGGTCGTCTATGGCCGTCCATTCGTGTACGCTCCTGCCACGGCCGGAGCGACCTATGGCACCATCGAATACCGGTTGGGTGACCATGTGGTCGCGCAGGATACGCTGGTCTTTGCCGAGGACAGCGCCATGCTGCCCGAACGAAAGAACCGCTTGGAAAAAATCATCGATCAAATCCGCTCCTTTTTCGGGCTGGGCTGA